From one Lycium barbarum isolate Lr01 chromosome 6, ASM1917538v2, whole genome shotgun sequence genomic stretch:
- the LOC132599118 gene encoding uncharacterized protein LOC132599118: MEFYAEEGKNLSSDNSTIVLPALSVGNVGQLAVDLLVASLRAERIGYLDDPNVVPCVGNDAYCPSPPGELALPLEVYESSPDALALVQQRSPIVKGMMVEFARNLANFAAANGKKHVIVLSSLEFGRWQHIDMSSGSQIHYLSSSNSDGTDNHCEKLGWKRLPEYNPAQRMWKHLDDLAKNTASEVEELPFEELGDEDYYASLPYAALFSCFKAKGLKVTCLLCYCSEGDNIPDAFHLADAVSKALGLRPNSSQDNEVESWTVPFSWKSVYGPPPDMSLF; the protein is encoded by the exons ATGGAGTTTTATGCTGAGGAAGGAAAGAATTTGAGCTCAGATAACTCCACTATAGTTCTG CCGGCCCTATCCGTAGGGAATGTAGGGCAACTAGCAGTGGATCTTCTAGTAGCTTCGTTGAGAGCTGAAAGAATTGGTTACCTGGACGATCCAAATGTTGTTCCTTGCGTTGGTAATGATGCCTATTGCCCTTCCCCACCCGGTGAACTCGCTCTTCCTCTTGAAG TATACGAATCATCTCCTGATGCATTGGCTCTTGTTCAACAGAGGTCTCCTATTGTTAAG GGTATGATGGTTGAATTTGCTAGGAACTTGGCAAATTTTGCTGCTGCAAATGGGAAGAAACATGTTATTGTGCTCTCTAGCTTGGAGTTTGGGCGTTGGCAGCACATTGATATGTCAAG TGGATCGCAGATTCATTACCTTTCTAGTTCCAACTCAGATGGAACAGACAATCACTGTGAAAAACTGGGCTGGAAGAGATTGCCAGAGTATAATCCTGCACAGAGAATGTGGAAGCATTTAGATGATTTAGCCAAAAATACTGCCTCGGAGGTAGAGGAATTGCCTTTTGAAGAGCTGGGAGATGAGGATTACTATGCCAGTTTGCCTTATGCTGCGTTGTTCTCTTGTTTTAAG GCCAAAGGTTTGAAGGTCACTTGTCTACTGTGTTATTGCTCCGAGGGAGACAACATTCCTGATGCTTTCCATTTAGCTGATGCTGTATCAAAAGCTCTGGGGCTCAGACCTAATAGTTCTCAAG ATAATGAAGTTGAAAGCTGGACTGTGCCGTTCTCGTGGAAGAGTGTGTATGGTCCTCCACCAGATATGTCTCTTTTCTAG